The proteins below come from a single Carnobacterium divergens DSM 20623 genomic window:
- the trmFO gene encoding FADH(2)-oxidizing methylenetetrahydrofolate--tRNA-(uracil(54)-C(5))-methyltransferase TrmFO — translation MVETSFVNVIGAGLAGSEAAFQIAERGIEVHLYEMRPVKNTEAHHTSDFAELVCSNSLRANQLTNAAGLLKEEMRQFNSLIISEADQNAIPAGGALAVDRDKFSQGVTERIKKHPLIKIFSEEIKTLPKGPTVVATGPLTSVALAKEIAEFTESDGLYFYDAAAPIIDKNSIDFDKVYLKSRYDNGEAAYLNCPMNEEEFNRFYDELIGAEVAPLKSFEKEKFFEGCMPVEVMAKRGRKTLLFGPLKPVGLEDPKTDKRPFAVVQLRQDNAAGSLYNLVGFQTHLKWGEQKRILQLIPGLEQAEIVRYGVMHRNTFIKSPDLLKATYQSKKRSDLFFAGQMTGVEGYVESAASGLIAGMNAAKLVLGEELVTFPIETTLGSMAYYITHADSNYFQPMNANFGLFPPLPEKIRDKKLRNEAYANRALESILNLKKILSIEV, via the coding sequence TTGGTTGAAACAAGTTTTGTAAACGTTATCGGAGCCGGATTAGCAGGAAGTGAGGCGGCTTTTCAGATTGCTGAAAGAGGAATTGAGGTTCATCTTTATGAAATGCGTCCAGTAAAAAATACAGAAGCTCATCATACGTCAGATTTTGCTGAGTTAGTTTGTAGCAACTCATTGAGAGCGAACCAGCTAACGAATGCAGCGGGTTTATTAAAAGAAGAGATGCGACAATTTAATTCGCTTATCATTAGTGAAGCAGATCAAAATGCAATTCCTGCAGGCGGAGCATTAGCTGTTGATCGAGATAAATTTTCGCAAGGTGTAACGGAAAGAATTAAAAAGCATCCATTGATAAAAATTTTTTCTGAGGAAATCAAAACATTACCGAAGGGACCGACTGTTGTTGCAACAGGCCCGTTAACATCTGTTGCTCTAGCAAAAGAGATTGCAGAATTTACCGAATCAGATGGACTCTATTTCTATGATGCGGCTGCACCAATTATTGATAAAAATAGCATTGATTTTGATAAAGTATATTTAAAGTCCAGATATGATAACGGTGAGGCTGCCTATTTAAATTGTCCAATGAATGAAGAAGAGTTTAATCGCTTTTATGATGAATTAATTGGAGCTGAAGTAGCACCGTTAAAATCGTTTGAAAAGGAAAAATTCTTTGAAGGCTGTATGCCTGTTGAAGTGATGGCCAAACGTGGACGTAAGACATTGCTATTTGGCCCGTTAAAACCCGTTGGCTTAGAAGATCCTAAGACAGATAAGCGGCCATTTGCAGTTGTACAATTACGGCAAGATAATGCGGCAGGGTCTCTTTATAATTTAGTTGGTTTCCAGACGCATTTAAAATGGGGAGAGCAAAAACGGATTTTGCAATTGATTCCAGGTTTAGAACAAGCCGAAATTGTTCGATATGGAGTTATGCATCGAAATACGTTTATTAAATCTCCTGACTTATTAAAAGCAACCTATCAGTCAAAAAAACGTTCAGATTTGTTTTTTGCTGGACAAATGACCGGCGTAGAAGGATATGTAGAAAGTGCCGCAAGTGGTTTAATTGCGGGAATGAATGCAGCTAAGCTAGTTTTAGGAGAAGAATTAGTAACTTTTCCTATAGAAACTACGCTTGGCAGTATGGCTTATTATATTACCCATGCCGATAGCAACTATTTTCAACCAATGAATGCAAATTTTGGTTTGTTTCCACCCTTACCAGAAAAAATTAGAGATAAAAAACTTCGAAATGAAGCGTATGCAAATCGGGCATTAGAAAGTATTTTAAATTTAAAGAAAATTCTCTCAATAGAGGTCTGA
- the xerC gene encoding tyrosine recombinase XerC, with product MDESQWISIFLQYLMIERHYSELTKKAYEEDILEFKKFLEETGEASFKAVTLSDVRIYLGLLNEKQLSRNSVSRKISSMRAFYQFLLKDQLVEDNPFSYIHLKKKSLRLPRFFYEKEMEALFTAVKGDRLLDFRNEALLEVLYGTGIRVSECSNIQIKDLDFELGVLLVHGKGNKERYVPFGHYAAIAIKEYLEKCRTPLMTKYHKEHPYLFVNHYGDQITPTGIEYVLNQVIKKSSLTSNIHPHMLRHTFATHLLNNGADMRTVQELLGHASLSSTQIYAHVTKEHLQKNYRQFHPRA from the coding sequence TTGGATGAGTCACAATGGATTTCTATTTTTTTACAGTATTTAATGATTGAAAGACATTACTCTGAATTAACAAAAAAAGCCTATGAAGAAGATATTCTAGAGTTTAAAAAATTTCTTGAAGAAACTGGTGAAGCTTCTTTCAAAGCAGTTACGCTTTCTGACGTTCGAATTTATTTAGGTTTATTAAATGAAAAACAATTAAGTCGCAACTCAGTTTCAAGAAAAATATCAAGTATGCGAGCGTTCTATCAATTTTTATTGAAAGACCAACTAGTAGAAGACAATCCTTTTTCATATATTCATTTGAAAAAAAAATCACTAAGATTGCCACGCTTTTTTTATGAAAAGGAAATGGAAGCCCTGTTTACAGCCGTAAAAGGAGATAGACTGTTAGATTTTCGGAATGAAGCTTTATTAGAAGTATTGTATGGTACTGGTATTCGAGTTAGTGAGTGTAGCAATATCCAAATCAAAGACTTAGATTTTGAATTAGGGGTGCTGCTAGTTCATGGGAAAGGCAACAAAGAACGTTACGTTCCATTTGGGCATTATGCAGCAATTGCGATTAAAGAGTACCTTGAAAAATGCCGAACACCTTTAATGACAAAATACCATAAAGAACATCCCTATTTATTTGTAAATCATTATGGCGATCAGATAACGCCAACTGGAATTGAATATGTATTAAACCAAGTAATAAAAAAAAGCAGTTTAACCTCTAATATTCATCCTCACATGTTGCGCCATACATTTGCTACTCATTTATTGAATAATGGTGCAGATATGCGAACTGTTCAGGAATTATTAGGTCATGCAAGTCTTTCTTCGACACAAATTTATGCTCATGTAACGAAAGAGCATTTACAAAAAAATTACCGACAATTTCATCCAAGAGCGTAA
- the hslV gene encoding ATP-dependent protease subunit HslV, translated as MTTTFHATTIFAVSHNGECAMAGDGQVTMGESVIMKGTARKVRRIYNGEVLVGFAGSVADAFTLEEKFEAKLNEYKGNLKRAAVELAQEWRTDRAMQKLEALLIVMNKDEMLMVSGGGEVIEPDDGILAIGSGGNYALSAGRALKKHGQHLSASEIAKESLTVAADICVFTNHNIIVEKL; from the coding sequence ATGACAACAACTTTTCACGCAACAACGATTTTTGCAGTGAGTCATAACGGGGAATGTGCAATGGCTGGCGATGGTCAGGTAACGATGGGAGAATCTGTTATCATGAAAGGCACAGCACGTAAAGTTCGTCGTATTTATAACGGTGAAGTGCTAGTTGGATTTGCTGGAAGTGTAGCAGATGCTTTTACATTAGAAGAAAAATTTGAAGCTAAATTAAATGAATACAAAGGCAATTTAAAACGAGCTGCAGTAGAGCTAGCTCAAGAATGGCGTACAGATCGTGCAATGCAAAAACTTGAAGCATTATTAATTGTCATGAATAAAGATGAAATGCTAATGGTGAGTGGCGGTGGTGAAGTGATTGAACCGGATGATGGTATCTTAGCGATTGGCTCTGGTGGGAATTATGCACTTTCAGCAGGCCGAGCATTAAAAAAACACGGTCAACATTTAAGTGCAAGTGAAATTGCCAAAGAGAGCTTAACGGTAGCAGCAGATATCTGTGTCTTTACCAATCATAATATTATCGTGGAAAAACTTTAA
- the hslU gene encoding ATP-dependent protease ATPase subunit HslU, which translates to MNTTINMTPREIVQELDKYIIGQNEAKKSVAVALRNRYRRLQLEEEMQQEITPKNMLMIGPTGVGKTEIARRLAKIVNAPFIKVEATKFTEVGYVGRDVESMVRDLVEVSIQIVQKQQYSNVYSQAEKRAIDRVAKLLVPGIKKEKKKAANLNPFENMFQNMGVDMAQFNQEEVEEEVTETISSNRETMKQQIRDGLLDQRELTIEVNESKKPVNSPMGAGLEQMGIDLNDTLGALTPKRKIKRTVTVQEAIKIFIQEESEKLVNPEDIHSQAIKLAQNTGIIFIDEIDKITSKASQSGEVSREGVQRDILPIVEGSQVNTKYGTIQTDHILFIASGAFHVSKPSDLIPELQGRFPIRVELNDLDASDFVKILTEPNNALIKQYIAMLGTENIKVTFTFEAIERLAEIAFKVNHETDNIGARRLHTILEKLLEDLLFEAPDMHMGEITITENYVNDKIDYIVQDKDLSRYIL; encoded by the coding sequence ATGAATACAACTATTAATATGACTCCTAGAGAAATCGTTCAAGAACTTGATAAATACATTATTGGACAAAATGAAGCTAAAAAATCGGTTGCGGTAGCTTTACGTAATCGTTACCGTCGCCTACAGTTAGAAGAAGAAATGCAACAAGAAATTACGCCCAAAAATATGTTAATGATTGGGCCTACTGGCGTAGGTAAAACGGAAATTGCACGTCGTTTAGCAAAAATCGTCAATGCGCCTTTTATCAAAGTAGAAGCAACAAAATTTACTGAAGTAGGCTATGTTGGACGTGATGTGGAATCGATGGTTCGTGATTTAGTTGAAGTTAGTATCCAAATTGTTCAAAAGCAACAATATTCAAATGTCTATTCACAAGCTGAAAAACGCGCAATTGATCGTGTAGCCAAATTACTTGTTCCAGGAATTAAAAAGGAAAAGAAAAAGGCTGCTAATTTAAATCCTTTTGAAAATATGTTTCAAAATATGGGTGTTGATATGGCTCAATTTAATCAAGAAGAGGTCGAGGAAGAAGTGACCGAAACGATTTCATCAAATCGTGAAACAATGAAGCAACAAATTCGGGATGGCTTGCTAGATCAAAGAGAATTAACAATTGAAGTGAATGAGAGTAAAAAACCGGTCAATTCTCCTATGGGAGCTGGCCTTGAACAAATGGGGATTGATTTGAATGATACCTTAGGAGCCTTAACTCCAAAACGCAAAATCAAACGGACAGTGACTGTTCAAGAAGCAATTAAAATCTTTATCCAAGAAGAATCTGAAAAGCTCGTTAACCCAGAAGACATTCATTCACAAGCCATTAAACTTGCTCAAAATACAGGGATTATCTTTATTGATGAAATTGATAAAATAACTTCTAAAGCAAGTCAGTCTGGAGAAGTCTCTCGTGAAGGTGTGCAGCGCGATATTTTACCAATTGTCGAAGGATCACAAGTCAACACAAAATATGGCACAATCCAAACAGATCATATTCTATTTATTGCTTCAGGTGCGTTCCACGTTTCTAAACCAAGTGACTTGATTCCAGAATTGCAAGGACGTTTTCCAATTCGTGTAGAACTGAATGATTTAGATGCAAGTGATTTTGTTAAGATTTTAACAGAACCTAATAACGCATTGATTAAACAATACATTGCAATGCTTGGAACGGAAAATATCAAAGTAACCTTTACCTTTGAAGCGATTGAGCGTTTAGCAGAGATTGCCTTTAAGGTGAATCACGAAACCGATAATATTGGCGCACGCCGTCTGCATACAATTTTAGAAAAATTATTAGAAGATTTATTATTTGAAGCTCCAGATATGCATATGGGAGAAATTACAATTACAGAAAACTATGTGAACGATAAAATTGACTATATTGTCCAAGATAAAGACTTAAGTCGTTATATCTTATAA
- the codY gene encoding GTP-sensing pleiotropic transcriptional regulator CodY translates to MNNLLLKMRKISSMLQQKGGVASVSDRLPFNNMAEILGDTLDANTYLISENGVLLGYNEKHGINNERVKQMLVDEKFPADYTANMLGITETKSNIGVESDYTAFPIENRDLFAEGLTTIVPIRAAGERLGTIILARLHSAFDDGDLILAEYSATVVGMEILYHKSNQIEEETRSLAIVQMAIKTLSYSELKAVKAIFNELDGLEGRLTASSIADKIGITRSVIVNALRKLESGGIIESRSLGMKGTYIRVNNPKFIEALAKESVY, encoded by the coding sequence GTGAACAATTTACTTCTTAAAATGCGTAAAATCAGCAGTATGCTGCAACAAAAAGGCGGTGTAGCGTCGGTTTCTGATCGTTTGCCATTTAACAATATGGCAGAGATATTAGGAGATACTCTAGATGCGAATACCTACTTGATTAGTGAGAACGGAGTATTACTTGGATACAATGAAAAACACGGGATTAACAATGAGCGAGTGAAACAAATGCTTGTTGATGAAAAATTCCCAGCAGATTATACAGCTAACATGTTAGGTATTACTGAAACAAAATCGAATATAGGTGTAGAAAGTGACTATACAGCTTTTCCAATTGAAAATCGTGACCTATTTGCTGAAGGGCTAACAACGATTGTCCCCATTCGTGCTGCTGGCGAACGATTAGGAACGATTATATTAGCACGTTTGCATTCGGCGTTTGATGATGGAGATTTAATTTTAGCAGAATACAGTGCAACTGTGGTGGGAATGGAAATTTTATACCACAAATCAAATCAAATCGAAGAAGAAACAAGAAGTTTGGCGATTGTTCAAATGGCGATTAAAACACTTTCTTATAGTGAACTAAAAGCCGTTAAAGCCATATTTAATGAACTAGATGGCTTAGAAGGACGTCTAACGGCATCTAGTATTGCTGATAAAATTGGCATCACTCGTTCAGTTATTGTTAACGCATTAAGAAAACTTGAATCAGGTGGGATTATTGAATCTCGTTCACTTGGAATGAAAGGGACCTATATTCGGGTAAATAATCCAAAATTTATAGAAGCCCTTGCTAAAGAATCTGTTTATTAA
- a CDS encoding aldose 1-epimerase family protein, translating to MMIKLENDTLTVTILTKGAELTSIKRKDNKIEYLWQADPKYWGRHAPVLFPFVGRLKEDRYEVAGKTYPMGQHGFARDCEFEIMHQTDSTVTLKLSDSPSTKERYPYAFHLLITYTLTGNTVTTAYHVENPASDEPLYFSIGAHPGFNIPLTTDTKFEDYYFSFSPRKTRTTIPLSGAYLNTPCKTLAQTNTDIALTRSLFDNDAMIYETKGENIFTIKSEKTEHSVAVRFVDFPYVGIWSPPQTDAPFVCIEPWFGIADDMNATGKIEEKLGIQTLAPQKSFEAAFEITVN from the coding sequence ATTATGATCAAACTTGAAAATGATACATTAACCGTTACTATTTTAACTAAAGGCGCAGAACTTACCAGTATTAAAAGAAAAGACAACAAGATTGAGTATTTATGGCAAGCAGATCCCAAATACTGGGGGAGACATGCTCCTGTTCTTTTCCCATTTGTCGGACGTTTAAAAGAAGACCGCTACGAAGTGGCTGGAAAAACATACCCAATGGGTCAGCACGGATTTGCACGAGATTGTGAATTTGAAATAATGCATCAAACAGATAGCACCGTGACATTGAAATTATCAGATAGTCCAAGTACTAAAGAGCGCTACCCATATGCGTTTCATTTGCTGATTACGTATACTTTAACTGGGAATACTGTGACAACAGCCTATCATGTTGAGAATCCAGCTTCTGATGAGCCACTTTATTTTTCAATTGGCGCACATCCTGGATTTAATATTCCGTTGACAACTGATACGAAGTTTGAAGACTATTATTTTTCTTTTTCACCAAGAAAAACCAGAACAACGATTCCGTTGTCAGGAGCGTATTTAAATACACCATGTAAAACATTGGCTCAAACAAATACAGATATTGCTTTGACTCGTAGTTTATTCGATAATGATGCAATGATTTATGAAACGAAAGGTGAAAATATTTTTACCATTAAATCTGAAAAAACAGAACATTCTGTAGCTGTTCGATTCGTTGACTTTCCGTATGTGGGCATTTGGTCGCCACCCCAAACGGACGCTCCTTTTGTTTGCATCGAACCATGGTTTGGAATTGCAGATGATATGAATGCTACCGGCAAGATTGAAGAAAAATTAGGCATTCAAACATTGGCCCCTCAAAAATCATTTGAAGCAGCTTTTGAAATAACTGTAAATTAA
- the plsY gene encoding glycerol-3-phosphate 1-O-acyltransferase PlsY, whose amino-acid sequence MKIIIMFVIAYLLGSIPSGVWIGKLFYKKDIRQFGSGNSGTTNTYRVLGKTAGTIVLAMDILKGTLAASLPYFFHSDINPLIIGLGAIIGHTFPIFAEFKGGKAVATSAGTLLAYNPQYFIICACLFVTLIYLTRMVSLSSMLGMLIIAPLSLVYHDWILTTIAFILLFFITYRHKDNIKRIKNGTENKVPFGLGYKKTTKN is encoded by the coding sequence CTGAAAATCATAATTATGTTTGTTATCGCCTATTTATTAGGATCGATTCCGTCTGGTGTCTGGATTGGAAAATTATTTTATAAAAAAGACATTCGCCAATTTGGTAGTGGCAATTCTGGAACAACGAATACGTACCGTGTTTTAGGAAAAACAGCTGGAACTATTGTTTTAGCGATGGATATTTTAAAAGGAACGTTGGCTGCAAGTTTGCCTTATTTCTTTCATAGTGACATTAACCCATTGATTATTGGACTAGGCGCCATTATTGGTCATACATTTCCAATTTTTGCTGAATTTAAAGGTGGCAAAGCCGTTGCGACAAGTGCTGGGACATTGCTAGCTTATAATCCACAATATTTCATTATCTGCGCTTGCCTATTTGTCACACTGATTTACCTGACTCGAATGGTGAGCCTATCAAGTATGTTGGGAATGTTGATTATTGCCCCACTTAGTCTCGTATATCACGATTGGATTTTAACAACCATTGCTTTTATTTTATTATTTTTCATTACGTATCGTCATAAAGACAATATTAAGCGCATTAAAAATGGCACTGAAAATAAAGTACCTTTTGGCTTAGGCTATAAGAAAACAACTAAAAACTAG
- the parE gene encoding DNA topoisomerase IV subunit B — MPKKINMEYNDEAIQVLEGLEAVRKRPGMYIGSTDSRGLHHLVYEIVDNSVDEALSGYGTEITVTLHKDNSVSVKDNGRGMPVGMHASGIPTVQVIFTVLHAGGKFGQGGYKTSGGLHGVGASVVNALSEWLTVTIVRDGVMYQQKFKNGGIPADTLKKVKTTKEKNGTIVHFKPDETIFSTVKYSYDILSERLRESAFLLKGLKIELIDERTEKQEIFHYEEGIKEFVEYLNEEKDTLNPVAYFSGENNQIEVEFAFQYNDGYSENILSFVNNVRTKDGGTHESGMKASLTKAFNEYARKVSLLKEKDKNLEGSDFREGLAAIISVRIPEDLLQFEGQTKGKLGTPQARAAVDAVIGEQLGFYLIENGEVSQMLVRKAIKAREARDAARKAREESRNGKKRKKNESLLSGKLTPAQSKNPKRNEIYLVEGDSAGGSAKQGRDRKFQAILPLRGKVINTEKAKLQDILKNEEINTMIYTIGAGVGPEFDLADCNYDKVIIMTDADTDGAHIQVLLLTFFYRYMKPLIEAGKVYIALPPLYKLSKGTGKKEVIEYAWTDEELEAKTKTFGKGYILQRYKGLGEMNADQLWETTMDPETRTLIRVRIDDAAQAERRVSTLMGDKVEPRRKWIESHVEFSLEEGGSILENNQMMDSLEPEIEQVELLDELEGSGENGD; from the coding sequence ATGCCAAAAAAAATAAATATGGAATACAACGATGAAGCAATCCAAGTTCTAGAAGGACTGGAAGCTGTCAGAAAACGCCCAGGAATGTACATCGGTTCAACCGATAGTAGAGGGTTGCATCACTTAGTCTATGAAATTGTAGACAATTCAGTAGACGAAGCTTTATCCGGTTATGGAACTGAAATCACTGTAACTTTACACAAGGATAATAGTGTAAGCGTTAAGGATAATGGACGTGGGATGCCAGTTGGGATGCATGCTTCAGGAATTCCAACCGTACAAGTAATCTTTACGGTGTTACATGCGGGAGGAAAGTTTGGACAAGGTGGTTATAAAACGTCAGGTGGACTTCACGGTGTTGGTGCCAGCGTTGTAAATGCTCTATCAGAATGGCTAACAGTTACCATCGTTCGTGATGGTGTAATGTATCAACAAAAATTTAAAAATGGCGGAATTCCCGCAGATACATTAAAAAAAGTTAAAACCACAAAAGAAAAAAATGGAACAATCGTGCACTTTAAACCAGATGAAACTATTTTCTCGACAGTTAAGTATTCATACGATATTTTATCTGAACGTTTAAGAGAATCTGCTTTCTTATTAAAAGGTTTAAAAATTGAGCTAATTGATGAGCGAACTGAAAAACAAGAGATTTTCCATTACGAAGAAGGCATCAAAGAATTTGTTGAGTATTTAAATGAAGAAAAAGATACATTAAATCCAGTTGCTTATTTTTCTGGCGAAAACAACCAAATCGAAGTTGAATTTGCTTTTCAATACAATGATGGCTATTCAGAAAATATCTTGTCTTTCGTTAATAATGTGCGAACAAAAGATGGTGGTACTCACGAATCGGGTATGAAAGCGTCTTTAACAAAAGCCTTTAATGAATATGCTCGCAAAGTAAGTTTATTAAAAGAAAAAGATAAAAACTTAGAAGGAAGCGACTTTAGAGAAGGATTAGCTGCAATTATTTCTGTGCGTATCCCTGAAGATCTTCTTCAATTTGAAGGACAAACAAAAGGCAAGCTAGGTACTCCGCAAGCTAGAGCTGCTGTTGATGCTGTTATTGGGGAACAACTTGGTTTCTATTTAATTGAAAATGGCGAAGTCAGTCAAATGTTGGTTCGTAAAGCCATTAAGGCGAGAGAAGCTAGAGACGCGGCTAGAAAAGCCAGAGAAGAAAGTCGTAACGGGAAAAAACGTAAAAAGAATGAATCGCTTTTATCAGGGAAATTAACGCCTGCACAAAGCAAAAATCCAAAACGGAATGAAATCTATCTAGTCGAAGGAGATTCAGCCGGAGGTTCTGCTAAACAAGGCCGTGATCGTAAATTTCAAGCGATTTTACCTTTACGCGGAAAAGTAATTAATACAGAAAAAGCGAAGCTACAAGATATTCTAAAAAATGAAGAAATCAATACCATGATTTATACAATCGGTGCAGGTGTTGGTCCTGAATTTGATTTAGCAGACTGTAACTATGACAAAGTCATCATTATGACCGATGCGGATACTGATGGTGCTCATATTCAAGTACTGTTATTGACATTCTTTTATCGTTATATGAAACCGTTGATTGAAGCTGGAAAAGTCTATATCGCATTACCGCCTTTATACAAATTGTCAAAAGGAACCGGTAAAAAAGAAGTGATTGAATACGCTTGGACAGATGAAGAATTAGAAGCTAAAACAAAAACCTTTGGTAAAGGATATATTTTACAACGTTACAAAGGACTTGGTGAAATGAACGCCGACCAATTATGGGAAACGACGATGGATCCAGAAACAAGAACTTTAATTCGTGTTCGAATTGACGATGCTGCTCAAGCAGAACGTCGTGTTTCCACCTTGATGGGAGACAAAGTAGAACCACGTCGTAAGTGGATTGAATCCCACGTTGAATTCTCATTAGAAGAAGGCGGAAGTATCTTAGAAAATAATCAAATGATGGATTCACTTGAACCGGAAATTGAGCAAGTTGAATTATTAGATGAGCTAGAAGGAAGTGGCGAAAATGGAGATTAG